A genomic stretch from Aquila chrysaetos chrysaetos chromosome 1, bAquChr1.4, whole genome shotgun sequence includes:
- the LOC115340637 gene encoding cytochrome P450 2U1 isoform X2, translated as MAAAGMAAWTWLLRAPTATELLVAALCWLGCYWLLRRPRAPPGLPPGPAPWPLVGNFAFALLPPPLLRRWAVEVRGGGRGSPAFSPHVFLTGLTKMYGSVFRIFVGSRPFIVLNTFEAVREALVQKAEAFSDRPSVPIVLMITHKKGVIFAPYGPVWKQQRKFSLSTLRHFGVGRHSLEPKIIEELKFIKEEMLKHGEDSFNPFPIIRNAVSNVICSMALGRRFNYEDVEFKTMLKNMARALELSVNSYMILVNICPWLYYLPFGPFRELRKTELDITTFLKKIIAQHRDTLDAANPRDFIDMYFIHAEEEKNNKESSFNEDYLFFIIGDLFIAGTDTTSNTLLWCLLYMSLYPEVQEKVHAEIEAVLGRDKVPSLTHKAQMPFTEATIMEVQRMTAVVPLSIPRMASETADSREDTICIIP; from the exons atggcggcggcgggcatGGCTGCGTGGACGTGGCTGCTGCGGGCCCCCACCGCCACCGAGCTGCTGGTGGCGGCCctgtgctggctgggctgcTACTGGCTGCTGCGGCGGCCGCGGGCGccgccggggctgccgccgggCCCGGCGCCCTGGCCGCTGGTGGGCAACTTCGCCTTCgccctgctgccgccgccgctgctgaGGAGGTGGGCGGTGGAGGTgcggggcggcggccggggctcCCCCGCCTTCTCCCCCCACGTCTTCCTCACCGGCCTCACCAAGATGTACGGCAGCGTCTTCCGGATCTTCGTGGGCAGCCGCCCCTTCATCGTCCTCAACACCTTCGAGGCGGTGCGGGAGGCGCTGGTGCAGAAGGCGGAGGCGTTCAGCGACCGGCCCTCCGTCCCCATCGTCCTCATGATCACCCATAAGAAGG gTGTTATTTTTGCACCTTACGGCCCTGTCTGGAAGCAACAGAGGAAATTCTCTCTCTCAACACTGCGTCATTTTGGAGTAGGAAGACACAGCTTAGAGCCTAAAATCATTGAGGAGCTGAAGTTTATAAAGGAGGAAATGCTGAAGCATGGAGAGGATTCATTTAATCCCTTTCCGATCATTCGCAACGCAGTGTCCAATGTTATCTGTTCCATGGCCCTTGGCAGGCGTTTTAACTATGAAGATGTTGAGTTCAAGACGATGCTGAAGAACATGGCCCGTGCACTAGAGCTAAGCGTGAACAGCTATATGATCCTAGTCAATATCTGCCCTTGGCTGTACTACCTTCCCTTCGGGCCTTTCCGAGAActtaggaaaacagaattagATATTACtacttttctaaagaaaataattgcacaGCACAGGGATACACTGGATGCAGCAAATCCCAGGGACTTCATTGATATGTACTTCATTCATGcggaagaagaaaagaacaacaagGAGAGCAGTTTTAATGAAGACTACCTATTTTTTATCATTGGTGACCTCTTCATTGCAGGCACAGACACTACTTCCAACACATTACTGTGGTGCCTGCTCTACATGTCTCTCTACCCAGAAGTACAAG AGAAGGTTCATGCAGAAATTGAAGCAGTTCTAGGACGTGACAAAGTTCCCTCTCTTACCCACAAGGCTCAAATGCCCTTCACAGAGGCAACCATTATGGAAGTGCAGAGGATGACTGCGGTTGTTCCCCTTTCTATCCCTCGAATGGCCTCAGAAACTGCTG attccAGAGAAGACACAATTTGCATAATCCCCTAG
- the LOC115340637 gene encoding cytochrome P450 2U1 isoform X1 — protein MAAAGMAAWTWLLRAPTATELLVAALCWLGCYWLLRRPRAPPGLPPGPAPWPLVGNFAFALLPPPLLRRWAVEVRGGGRGSPAFSPHVFLTGLTKMYGSVFRIFVGSRPFIVLNTFEAVREALVQKAEAFSDRPSVPIVLMITHKKGVIFAPYGPVWKQQRKFSLSTLRHFGVGRHSLEPKIIEELKFIKEEMLKHGEDSFNPFPIIRNAVSNVICSMALGRRFNYEDVEFKTMLKNMARALELSVNSYMILVNICPWLYYLPFGPFRELRKTELDITTFLKKIIAQHRDTLDAANPRDFIDMYFIHAEEEKNNKESSFNEDYLFFIIGDLFIAGTDTTSNTLLWCLLYMSLYPEVQEKVHAEIEAVLGRDKVPSLTHKAQMPFTEATIMEVQRMTAVVPLSIPRMASETAVLQGYTIPKGSVIVPNLWSVHRDPNIWEKPDEFQPSRFLDENGQLIKKEAFIPFGMGKRVCMGEQLAKMELFLIFASLMQSFTFLYPENAAKPSMEGRFGLTLAPCPFNIIALKK, from the exons atggcggcggcgggcatGGCTGCGTGGACGTGGCTGCTGCGGGCCCCCACCGCCACCGAGCTGCTGGTGGCGGCCctgtgctggctgggctgcTACTGGCTGCTGCGGCGGCCGCGGGCGccgccggggctgccgccgggCCCGGCGCCCTGGCCGCTGGTGGGCAACTTCGCCTTCgccctgctgccgccgccgctgctgaGGAGGTGGGCGGTGGAGGTgcggggcggcggccggggctcCCCCGCCTTCTCCCCCCACGTCTTCCTCACCGGCCTCACCAAGATGTACGGCAGCGTCTTCCGGATCTTCGTGGGCAGCCGCCCCTTCATCGTCCTCAACACCTTCGAGGCGGTGCGGGAGGCGCTGGTGCAGAAGGCGGAGGCGTTCAGCGACCGGCCCTCCGTCCCCATCGTCCTCATGATCACCCATAAGAAGG gTGTTATTTTTGCACCTTACGGCCCTGTCTGGAAGCAACAGAGGAAATTCTCTCTCTCAACACTGCGTCATTTTGGAGTAGGAAGACACAGCTTAGAGCCTAAAATCATTGAGGAGCTGAAGTTTATAAAGGAGGAAATGCTGAAGCATGGAGAGGATTCATTTAATCCCTTTCCGATCATTCGCAACGCAGTGTCCAATGTTATCTGTTCCATGGCCCTTGGCAGGCGTTTTAACTATGAAGATGTTGAGTTCAAGACGATGCTGAAGAACATGGCCCGTGCACTAGAGCTAAGCGTGAACAGCTATATGATCCTAGTCAATATCTGCCCTTGGCTGTACTACCTTCCCTTCGGGCCTTTCCGAGAActtaggaaaacagaattagATATTACtacttttctaaagaaaataattgcacaGCACAGGGATACACTGGATGCAGCAAATCCCAGGGACTTCATTGATATGTACTTCATTCATGcggaagaagaaaagaacaacaagGAGAGCAGTTTTAATGAAGACTACCTATTTTTTATCATTGGTGACCTCTTCATTGCAGGCACAGACACTACTTCCAACACATTACTGTGGTGCCTGCTCTACATGTCTCTCTACCCAGAAGTACAAG AGAAGGTTCATGCAGAAATTGAAGCAGTTCTAGGACGTGACAAAGTTCCCTCTCTTACCCACAAGGCTCAAATGCCCTTCACAGAGGCAACCATTATGGAAGTGCAGAGGATGACTGCGGTTGTTCCCCTTTCTATCCCTCGAATGGCCTCAGAAACTGCTG TGCTGCAGGGTTATACTATTCCTAAGGGCAGCGTGATTGTGCCCAACTTGTGGTCAGTACACAGAGATCCTAACATTTGGGAGAAACCAGATGAATTTCAACCATCAAGATTTCTGGACGAAAATGGCCAGCTAATTAAGAAAGAGGCATTCATTCCTTTTGGAATGG GTAAACGTGTGTGCATGGGAGAGCAGTTGGCAAAAATGGAGCTGTTCTTAATTTTTGCAAGTCTAATGCaaagttttacctttttgtatcctgaaaatgctgcaaaaccaTCTATGGAGGGAAGGTTTGGTCTAACTTTAGCTCCCTGTCCATTCAATATAATAGCTTTGAAGAAATAA